From a single Pseudomonas triticicola genomic region:
- a CDS encoding phage tail tube protein — protein sequence MGQLIAGTCYVKVDGAQLTINGGCEAPLMAVKRETVVPGFYKETDIAPSFKVTALHTADFPLKKLIEGTDITVTCEFSNGKVYVLAGAYLVEEPVSKGDDATIELKFEGIKGTWQ from the coding sequence ATGGGTCAACTGATTGCAGGCACCTGCTACGTCAAGGTCGACGGCGCACAACTGACCATCAATGGCGGCTGCGAAGCCCCGCTGATGGCCGTCAAACGTGAAACCGTCGTGCCCGGTTTCTACAAGGAAACCGACATCGCACCGTCGTTCAAAGTGACCGCGCTGCACACCGCTGACTTTCCGCTGAAGAAGCTGATCGAAGGCACTGATATCACCGTCACCTGCGAGTTCAGCAACGGCAAGGTCTACGTGCTGGCCGGCGCCTATCTGGTCGAGGAGCCAGTCTCCAAGGGCGACGACGCCACCATCGAACTGAAATTCGAAGGCATCAAGGGGACCTGGCAATGA
- a CDS encoding phage tail sheath subtilisin-like domain-containing protein — protein MAIGFSNIPADIRVPLFYAEMDNSAANSATSAMRRLIVAQVNDNIAPAEVGKLVLVSSVALAKSIGGQGSMLASMYETFRKADPIGEIWCLPLHNTEGAIAKGVLTLTGIATQAGMLNLYVGGVRVQATVVNGATAAQAATALAQKINATADLPVSAAAAEGVVTLTAKWTGDSGNDISLQFNRLGKSNGEETPAGLTSAITAMTGGAGVPDQIAAVAALGDEPFEFIALPWSDLATLNTWQAVMDDSTGRWSWAKQLFGHVYSAKRGTVGTLVAAGQARNDQHMTIQALEPGVPQPFWVQAAALAARTAVFISADASRPTQSGSLPGVDPAPASERFTLTERQSLLNYGIATAYYEGGYVRIQRSITTYQKNAYGQADNSYLDSETMHQSAFIVRRLQSVITSKYGRHKLASDGTRFGAGQPIVTPATIRGELIAQYAKLELEGHVENAELFAEHLIVERDVQDPSRVNVLFPPDYINGLRVFALLNQFRLQYDDAA, from the coding sequence ATGGCGATCGGATTCAGCAACATCCCGGCGGACATTCGTGTGCCGCTGTTCTATGCCGAAATGGACAACTCGGCCGCCAACAGTGCGACCTCGGCCATGCGCCGTTTGATCGTTGCTCAGGTCAACGACAACATTGCCCCGGCTGAAGTCGGCAAACTGGTGCTGGTTTCCAGCGTGGCGCTGGCGAAAAGCATCGGCGGCCAGGGCTCGATGCTCGCTTCGATGTACGAGACCTTCCGCAAGGCTGACCCGATCGGTGAGATCTGGTGCCTGCCGCTGCACAACACCGAAGGCGCCATCGCCAAAGGCGTGCTGACCCTGACCGGCATCGCAACTCAGGCGGGCATGCTCAATCTATACGTCGGCGGCGTGCGTGTGCAGGCCACCGTGGTCAATGGCGCCACCGCCGCGCAAGCGGCCACCGCACTGGCGCAGAAAATCAACGCCACTGCCGACCTGCCGGTCAGCGCTGCGGCTGCTGAAGGTGTGGTCACCCTGACCGCCAAATGGACCGGCGACAGCGGTAACGACATCAGCCTGCAATTCAATCGCCTGGGCAAGAGCAACGGCGAAGAAACTCCGGCTGGCCTGACCTCGGCGATCACCGCCATGACCGGCGGCGCCGGTGTACCGGATCAGATCGCTGCCGTCGCAGCATTGGGCGATGAGCCTTTCGAATTCATCGCCTTGCCGTGGTCGGATCTGGCGACCCTCAACACCTGGCAAGCGGTCATGGATGACAGCACCGGGCGCTGGTCGTGGGCCAAGCAATTGTTCGGTCACGTCTACAGCGCCAAGCGCGGCACGGTCGGCACTCTGGTCGCCGCAGGCCAGGCGCGCAACGATCAGCACATGACCATCCAGGCGCTGGAGCCGGGCGTACCGCAACCGTTCTGGGTGCAGGCCGCCGCGCTGGCTGCGCGCACGGCGGTGTTCATCTCCGCCGATGCCAGCCGTCCGACGCAAAGCGGCAGCCTGCCGGGCGTCGATCCGGCGCCGGCGAGCGAGCGTTTCACCCTGACCGAGCGTCAGTCGCTGCTCAACTACGGCATCGCCACTGCTTACTACGAAGGCGGTTATGTGCGCATCCAGCGTTCGATCACCACCTACCAGAAGAACGCCTACGGCCAGGCCGACAACTCCTATCTGGACAGCGAAACCATGCACCAGTCGGCGTTCATCGTGCGTCGTCTGCAAAGCGTGATCACCAGCAAATACGGCCGCCACAAATTGGCCTCCGACGGCACCCGTTTCGGCGCCGGCCAACCGATCGTCACGCCAGCGACCATTCGCGGTGAGCTGATCGCGCAGTACGCCAAACTCGAACTCGAAGGCCACGTGGAGAACGCCGAGCTGTTCGCCGAACACCTGATCGTCGAGCGCGACGTGCAGGACCCGAGCCGGGTGAACGTGCTGTTCCCGCCGGATTACATCAACGGCCTGCGCGTGTTCGCACTGCTCAACCAGTTCCGTCTGCAGTACGACGACGCGGCCTGA
- a CDS encoding DUF2635 domain-containing protein has protein sequence MSNRITVVPAAGRVVPDPEAGDLLPAAGREVLDSAWWRRRLADGDITLKTAKAAKPQGAK, from the coding sequence ATGAGCAACCGCATCACCGTAGTGCCGGCCGCTGGCCGTGTCGTACCTGACCCGGAGGCGGGCGACCTGTTGCCGGCTGCAGGCCGTGAAGTGCTGGACAGCGCCTGGTGGCGCCGGCGTCTGGCCGACGGCGATATCACACTCAAAACCGCAAAAGCGGCTAAACCACAGGGAGCCAAATAA
- a CDS encoding phage tail terminator protein: MKITPILTQLRGQCPGLANHISVGVDLALLQGNPDLPTPSAHVLLLADLASPGSAQNLATQPIRERFEIVLALDATDATKALDGLHDLRAELWRALVGFKPDSNYSAIFYDGGEMVSINSSRAFYRLRFYAEFQLGRNLPSQPAESWHERELDALSSFTGMTVRVDAIDPADPNLQRPGPDGRVEMTFSGDVTP, translated from the coding sequence ATGAAGATCACCCCGATCCTCACGCAACTGCGTGGGCAATGCCCTGGGCTTGCCAATCATATTTCGGTGGGTGTCGATCTGGCGTTGCTGCAAGGCAACCCCGATCTACCGACACCCTCGGCCCACGTTCTGCTGCTGGCCGATCTGGCCAGTCCTGGCAGCGCACAAAACCTCGCCACCCAACCGATCCGCGAGCGCTTCGAAATCGTCCTGGCCCTTGACGCTACCGACGCTACAAAAGCGCTGGATGGGTTGCACGACCTGCGCGCCGAACTGTGGCGCGCGCTGGTCGGTTTCAAACCTGATTCCAACTACAGCGCCATCTTTTACGACGGCGGCGAGATGGTCTCGATCAACAGCAGCCGTGCCTTCTATCGGCTGCGCTTTTATGCCGAGTTCCAGCTCGGCCGCAATCTGCCAAGTCAGCCTGCGGAGAGTTGGCACGAGCGCGAACTGGACGCTTTGTCGTCCTTTACCGGGATGACGGTGCGGGTCGATGCGATCGATCCGGCTGACCCCAACCTGCAACGCCCGGGCCCGGATGGCCGGGTGGAAATGACTTTCTCTGGAGACGTAACCCCATGA
- a CDS encoding phage holin family protein, translating to MTNEQQALADMPIWLVILLAVVGGVSGEMWRADKEGARGWSLVRRLALRSGACMICGVSAIMLLYAAGMSIWAAGAFGCLTAMAGADVAIGLYERWAAKRIGVCEVPPRDHP from the coding sequence ATGACAAACGAGCAACAAGCGTTGGCGGACATGCCGATCTGGCTGGTCATCCTCCTCGCTGTCGTCGGCGGGGTGTCCGGCGAAATGTGGCGCGCCGACAAGGAGGGCGCTCGCGGCTGGTCGCTGGTGCGGCGTCTGGCTCTGCGTTCCGGCGCCTGCATGATCTGTGGGGTGTCGGCAATCATGCTGCTGTACGCCGCTGGCATGTCGATCTGGGCAGCTGGTGCGTTTGGCTGCCTGACCGCCATGGCCGGCGCTGATGTCGCCATAGGCCTTTACGAACGCTGGGCGGCCAAGCGTATCGGCGTCTGCGAAGTGCCGCCGCGCGACCATCCTTAA
- a CDS encoding LexA family transcriptional regulator, with translation MRVMQKRNVSSVLRALLDQHGISPTELHRRTGVPQSTLSRILSGKIVDPSDKHISKIAEYFNVSTDQLRGRADVTPTTGGTRADVHAELKDISLWDDDTPVDDDEVSVPFLREVELAAGSGRFVIEESERSSLRFGKRSLRHNGVQFDQAKCVTVRGNSMLPVLRDGATVGVNAGKCGIGDIIDGDLYAINHNGQLRVKQLYRLPTGIRLRSFNRDEHPDEDYSFQEIQEEQIVILGHVFWWGMYAR, from the coding sequence ATGCGCGTTATGCAAAAACGCAACGTTTCCTCCGTCTTAAGAGCACTGCTCGACCAGCACGGGATCTCCCCCACGGAGCTCCACCGTCGCACCGGCGTGCCTCAATCAACGCTCTCACGGATTCTCAGCGGGAAGATTGTCGATCCTTCGGATAAACACATCTCGAAGATCGCTGAATATTTCAACGTCAGCACCGATCAGCTGCGCGGGCGTGCGGATGTCACGCCGACGACCGGCGGTACTCGCGCTGACGTGCATGCGGAACTCAAGGACATAAGCCTGTGGGACGACGACACGCCCGTCGATGACGACGAGGTGTCGGTGCCCTTTCTACGTGAGGTTGAATTGGCTGCTGGATCAGGAAGATTCGTCATCGAAGAGAGCGAGCGCTCCAGCCTGCGCTTCGGCAAGCGCAGCCTGCGCCACAACGGCGTGCAATTCGACCAGGCCAAATGCGTGACGGTGCGCGGCAACAGCATGTTGCCTGTTCTTCGCGATGGCGCCACCGTCGGCGTCAACGCCGGCAAGTGCGGCATCGGCGACATCATCGATGGCGATCTGTATGCGATCAATCACAACGGCCAGCTGCGCGTGAAACAACTCTATCGCCTGCCCACCGGCATCCGTCTGCGCAGCTTCAATCGCGACGAGCATCCGGACGAGGACTATAGCTTCCAGGAAATCCAGGAAGAGCAGATCGTCATCCTCGGTCACGTCTTCTGGTGGGGCATGTACGCCCGCTAG
- the mutS gene encoding DNA mismatch repair protein MutS, translating to MNKAVSDLSSHTPMMQQYWRLKNQHPDQLMFYRMGDFYEIFYEDAKKAAKLLDITLTARGQSAGQAIPMCGIPYHAAEGYLAKLVKLGESVVICEQVGDPATSKGPVERQVVRIITPGTVSDEALLDERRDNLIAAVLGDERLFGLAVLDITSGNFTVLEIKGWENLLAELERVNPVELLIPDDWPKDLPAEKRRGVRRRAPWDFERDSALKSLCQQFSTQDLKGFGCENLTLAIGAAGCLLAYAKETQRTALPHLRSLRHERLDDTVVLDGASRRNLELDTNLAGGRDNTLQSVVDRCQTAMGSRLLTRWLNRPLRDLTVLLARQTSIRCLLDGYRFEKLQPQLKEIGDIERILARIGLRNARPRDLARLRDALGALPELQVAMTDLEAPHLQHLAATTSTYPELAALLAKAIIDNPPAVIRDGGVLKTGYDSELDELQSLSENAGQFLIDLEAREKARTGLANLKVGYNRIHGYFIELPSKQAESAPADYIRRQTLKGAERFITPELKEFEDKALSAKSRALAREKMLYEALLEDLISQLPPLQDTAGALAELDVLSNLAERALNLDLNCPRFVSEPCMRITQGRHPVVEQVLTTPFVANDLSLDDNTRMLVITGPNMGGKSTYMRQTALIVLLAHIGSFVPAASCELSLVDRIFTRIGSSDDLAGGRSTFMVEMSETANILHNATERSLVLMDEVGRGTSTFDGLSLAWAAAERLAHLRAYTLFATHYFELTVLPEAEPLVANVHLNATEHNERIVFLHHVLPGPASQSYGLAVAQLAGVPSEVILRAREHLSRLEDTALPHEAPKPAAKGKPSTPQQSDMFASLPHPVLDELAKVDLDDMTPRRALEMLYALKNRI from the coding sequence ATGAATAAAGCCGTCTCCGACCTGTCCTCCCACACTCCGATGATGCAGCAATACTGGCGCCTGAAGAATCAGCACCCGGACCAGCTGATGTTCTATCGCATGGGCGATTTCTACGAAATCTTCTACGAAGATGCGAAGAAAGCCGCCAAGTTGCTGGACATCACCCTGACCGCGCGCGGGCAGTCCGCGGGTCAGGCGATTCCGATGTGTGGGATTCCTTACCACGCGGCGGAAGGTTACCTGGCGAAACTGGTCAAGCTCGGCGAGTCGGTGGTGATCTGCGAGCAGGTCGGCGACCCGGCCACCAGCAAAGGCCCGGTGGAGCGTCAAGTCGTACGGATCATCACGCCGGGAACGGTCAGCGACGAAGCGTTACTCGATGAACGCCGCGATAACCTGATTGCAGCGGTATTGGGTGACGAGCGTCTGTTCGGTCTGGCAGTACTGGATATCACCAGCGGCAACTTCACCGTGCTTGAGATCAAAGGCTGGGAAAACCTGCTGGCAGAACTGGAGCGGGTGAATCCGGTTGAGCTGCTGATTCCGGATGACTGGCCTAAAGACCTGCCGGCGGAGAAACGCCGTGGCGTACGTCGTCGTGCGCCGTGGGACTTTGAGCGTGACTCGGCGTTGAAAAGTCTCTGCCAGCAGTTTTCCACCCAAGACCTGAAAGGCTTCGGCTGCGAAAACCTGACCTTGGCCATCGGCGCTGCCGGCTGCCTGCTGGCCTACGCCAAAGAGACCCAGCGCACCGCCCTGCCCCACTTGCGCAGCCTGCGTCACGAACGTCTCGATGACACCGTGGTGCTCGACGGCGCCAGCCGGCGCAATCTGGAACTCGACACCAATCTGGCCGGTGGCCGCGACAACACGCTGCAATCGGTGGTCGATCGTTGCCAGACCGCCATGGGCAGCCGTTTGCTGACTCGTTGGCTGAACCGGCCGTTGCGCGACCTCACCGTGCTGCTCGCCCGCCAGACGTCGATTCGCTGCCTGCTCGACGGCTACCGTTTTGAAAAGCTGCAACCGCAGCTCAAGGAGATCGGCGACATCGAGCGGATTCTGGCGCGGATCGGCCTGCGAAATGCGCGGCCGCGTGACCTTGCGCGCCTGCGTGACGCACTCGGCGCACTGCCCGAACTGCAAGTGGCGATGACCGATCTGGAAGCGCCGCACCTGCAGCATCTGGCGGCCACCACCAGCACCTATCCAGAACTGGCGGCGCTGCTGGCCAAAGCCATTATCGACAATCCGCCTGCGGTGATCCGTGACGGCGGCGTGCTGAAAACCGGTTACGACAGCGAACTTGATGAACTGCAATCGCTGAGCGAAAACGCCGGCCAGTTCCTCATCGATCTCGAAGCCCGGGAGAAGGCCCGTACTGGTCTGGCCAACCTCAAAGTTGGCTACAACCGTATCCACGGCTACTTCATCGAACTGCCGAGCAAGCAGGCTGAATCGGCGCCCGCTGACTACATCCGCCGGCAGACGCTCAAAGGCGCCGAGCGTTTCATCACGCCCGAGCTGAAAGAATTCGAAGACAAGGCGCTCTCGGCCAAGAGCCGCGCGCTGGCTCGGGAAAAAATGCTTTATGAAGCGCTGCTCGAAGACTTGATCAGCCAGTTGCCGCCGTTGCAGGACACCGCCGGCGCCTTGGCCGAGCTGGATGTGCTGAGCAACCTCGCCGAACGTGCGTTGAATCTGGATCTAAACTGCCCGCGTTTCGTCAGCGAGCCGTGCATGCGCATCACTCAGGGTCGTCACCCAGTGGTCGAGCAAGTGCTGACCACGCCGTTCGTGGCCAACGACCTGAGCCTGGATGACAACACGCGCATGCTGGTGATCACCGGCCCGAACATGGGCGGTAAATCCACCTACATGCGCCAGACCGCTTTGATCGTGTTGCTGGCGCATATCGGCAGTTTCGTACCGGCCGCCAGTTGCGAGTTGTCGCTGGTCGACCGCATCTTCACCCGTATCGGCTCGAGCGATGATCTGGCCGGCGGTCGCTCGACCTTCATGGTCGAGATGAGCGAAACCGCCAACATCCTGCATAACGCGACCGAGCGCAGTCTGGTGCTGATGGACGAAGTCGGGCGCGGTACCAGCACCTTTGACGGTCTGTCGCTGGCGTGGGCGGCGGCCGAGCGCCTGGCCCATTTGCGCGCCTACACCCTGTTCGCCACGCACTATTTTGAACTGACCGTGCTGCCGGAAGCCGAACCTCTGGTAGCTAACGTGCACCTCAACGCTACCGAGCACAATGAACGGATCGTGTTCCTGCACCATGTTCTGCCTGGGCCTGCCAGTCAGAGCTATGGCTTGGCAGTCGCACAACTGGCGGGTGTGCCGAGCGAAGTGATCTTGCGCGCGCGCGAGCATCTGAGTCGCCTGGAAGACACTGCCCTGCCCCACGAGGCGCCGAAACCGGCGGCCAAGGGCAAGCCGTCGACACCGCAGCAAAGCGATATGTTCGCCTCACTGCCACATCCGGTGCTGGATGAATTGGCGAAAGTGGATCTCGACGACATGACGCCACGGCGTGCGCTGGAAATGCTCTATGCACTGAAGAACCGGATATAA
- the fdxA gene encoding ferredoxin FdxA: MTFVVTDNCIKCKYTDCVEVCPVDCFYEGPNFLVIHPDECIDCALCEPECPAVAIFSEDEIPSGMENFIELNAELADIWPNITEKKDPLPGAEEWDGKTGKIADLER; encoded by the coding sequence ATGACCTTCGTCGTCACCGACAACTGCATCAAGTGCAAGTACACCGACTGCGTAGAAGTCTGTCCGGTGGACTGCTTTTACGAAGGCCCGAACTTCCTGGTGATTCACCCGGACGAGTGCATCGACTGCGCGCTGTGTGAACCAGAATGCCCGGCTGTGGCGATCTTCTCGGAAGACGAGATCCCAAGCGGCATGGAAAACTTCATCGAGCTCAATGCCGAGCTGGCGGATATCTGGCCGAACATCACCGAGAAGAAAGATCCGTTGCCGGGTGCTGAAGAGTGGGATGGCAAGACCGGTAAAATTGCTGACCTCGAACGCTGA
- the rpoS gene encoding RNA polymerase sigma factor RpoS encodes MALSKEVPEFDIDDEVLLMETGIDSDSMLNDEGAAPPSVRSKSRHSATLKQHKYIDYTRALDATQLYLNEIGFSPLLSPEEEVHFARLSQSGDPAGRKRMIESNLRLVVKIARRYVNRGLSLLDLIEEGNLGLIRAVEKFDPERGFRFSTYATWWIRQTIERAIMNQTRTIRLPIHVVKELNVYLRAARELTQKLDHEPSPEEIANLLEKPVGEVKRMLGLNERVSSVDVSLGPDSDKTLLDTLTDDRPTDPCELLQDDDLSQSIDQWLSELTDKQREVVIRRFGLRGHESSTLEDVGLEIGLTRERVRQIQVEGLKRLREILEKNGLSSESLFQ; translated from the coding sequence ATGGCTCTCAGTAAAGAAGTGCCGGAGTTTGACATCGACGATGAGGTTCTCCTTATGGAGACCGGCATCGATTCGGATTCGATGTTGAATGATGAAGGGGCTGCTCCACCTTCCGTTCGTTCCAAATCCAGACACTCCGCCACACTCAAACAACATAAATACATCGACTACACTCGGGCACTTGATGCCACGCAGCTGTATCTCAACGAAATCGGCTTTTCCCCTCTGCTCTCCCCGGAAGAAGAAGTTCATTTTGCGCGCTTGTCGCAAAGTGGCGATCCGGCCGGGCGCAAGCGCATGATCGAAAGTAACCTGCGGCTGGTCGTCAAGATCGCCCGGCGTTACGTCAATCGGGGGCTGTCGCTGCTGGATCTGATCGAAGAGGGCAACCTCGGATTGATCCGCGCGGTGGAAAAGTTCGATCCCGAGCGCGGCTTCCGCTTCTCGACCTACGCCACGTGGTGGATCCGTCAGACCATCGAACGCGCGATCATGAATCAGACCCGGACCATCCGGTTGCCGATTCACGTGGTCAAGGAGCTCAACGTGTACCTGCGGGCCGCACGGGAGCTGACGCAAAAACTCGACCACGAACCTTCACCCGAAGAAATCGCCAACCTGCTGGAGAAACCGGTGGGCGAGGTCAAGCGCATGCTCGGCCTCAACGAAAGGGTTTCTTCGGTCGACGTCTCGCTGGGTCCGGATTCGGATAAAACCCTGCTGGACACCCTCACGGATGATCGTCCCACCGATCCGTGCGAACTGCTGCAGGACGACGACCTGTCGCAGAGCATCGATCAATGGCTGTCGGAGCTGACCGACAAGCAGCGCGAGGTGGTGATTCGCCGCTTCGGCCTGCGCGGTCACGAAAGCAGCACGCTGGAAGATGTCGGCCTGGAGATCGGCTTGACCCGCGAGCGGGTACGGCAGATCCAGGTGGAAGGCCTCAAGCGCCTTCGCGAGATCCTGGAGAAGAATGGCCTGTCGAGCGAGTCGCTATTTCAATAA
- a CDS encoding peptidoglycan DD-metalloendopeptidase family protein, which yields MSLTVIAQRMGNTSFQRLVTGLVLSTLLVGCSSTKSSNVRVVDRNNSVAQRPTVTTGQYVVRPGDTLFSIAFRYGWDYKTLAARNNIPTPYTIHPGQTIRFDGRSGSTPTAVVSNSSSSPSSSSKTTVIRRQANGTTTTTTTGSKGVVPSVASKPAPAPLPPAGPAPTGWGWPSNGVLIGKFSSNGSLNKGIDIAGDLGQPVLAASDGTVVYAGSGLRGYGELVIIKHSETYVSAYGHNRRLLVREGQQVKVGQTIAEMGSTGTDRVKLHFEIRRQGKPVDPLQFLPRR from the coding sequence GTGAGTCTCACAGTCATTGCGCAGCGTATGGGTAACACGAGCTTTCAGCGCCTGGTGACTGGCCTTGTCTTGAGCACCTTGCTGGTCGGTTGCTCCAGCACCAAATCGAGCAACGTACGGGTTGTCGATCGCAATAATTCGGTCGCGCAACGTCCGACCGTTACTACCGGACAATATGTAGTCCGCCCCGGCGATACCTTGTTTTCGATCGCCTTTCGTTACGGCTGGGACTACAAAACCCTCGCCGCCCGGAACAATATTCCTACGCCGTATACGATCCATCCGGGTCAGACAATTCGCTTCGACGGGCGCAGCGGTTCAACGCCGACAGCGGTGGTGAGCAACTCCAGTTCCTCGCCTTCTTCGTCGAGTAAAACCACGGTAATCCGGCGCCAGGCGAATGGCACCACAACCACTACAACCACCGGTTCCAAAGGGGTTGTACCGTCCGTCGCGAGCAAACCTGCACCCGCTCCACTGCCTCCGGCAGGCCCGGCCCCGACCGGCTGGGGATGGCCATCTAATGGCGTTCTGATTGGAAAATTCTCTTCAAACGGTAGTTTGAATAAAGGAATTGATATCGCCGGAGATTTGGGACAGCCTGTTTTAGCTGCGTCTGATGGGACGGTCGTATACGCCGGGAGTGGCTTAAGGGGCTACGGCGAATTGGTCATCATCAAACACAGCGAAACCTACGTCAGTGCTTACGGACATAACCGCAGGCTGTTGGTTCGGGAGGGGCAGCAGGTCAAGGTCGGACAGACAATTGCCGAAATGGGGTCAACGGGTACAGACCGGGTGAAACTGCATTTTGAGATTCGCCGCCAAGGTAAACCAGTGGATCCGCTGCAGTTCCTGCCAAGACGTTGA
- a CDS encoding protein-L-isoaspartate(D-aspartate) O-methyltransferase: MTSQRTRERLIQRLYEEGVSNAKVLEVIRRTPRHLFVDEALAHRAYEDTALPIGNNQTISQPYMVARMSELLLEAGPLDKVLEIGTGSGYQTAVLSQLVERVFSVERIKVLQDRAKERLVELNLRNVVFRWGDGWEGWPALAPYNGIIVTAVATDVPQALLDQLAPGGRMVIPVGSGEVQQLMLIVREEHGFSRHVLGAVRFVPLLNGPLA; encoded by the coding sequence ATGACCTCCCAGCGTACGCGCGAGCGACTGATCCAGCGTCTCTATGAAGAAGGCGTGTCGAACGCCAAAGTCCTGGAAGTGATCCGCCGCACGCCGCGTCATCTGTTTGTCGACGAGGCGCTGGCGCACCGCGCTTACGAAGACACCGCGCTGCCGATCGGCAACAACCAGACCATCTCCCAGCCTTACATGGTGGCGCGCATGAGCGAGCTGCTGCTGGAGGCCGGCCCGCTGGATAAGGTGTTGGAGATCGGCACCGGTTCCGGCTACCAGACGGCGGTATTGTCGCAACTGGTTGAGCGGGTGTTTTCGGTCGAGCGCATCAAGGTTCTGCAGGATCGCGCCAAGGAGCGTCTGGTCGAGCTGAACCTGCGCAACGTGGTGTTTCGCTGGGGCGATGGCTGGGAAGGCTGGCCGGCGCTGGCGCCCTACAACGGCATCATCGTCACCGCCGTGGCCACTGATGTACCGCAGGCTTTGCTCGATCAGTTGGCCCCCGGTGGGCGCATGGTGATTCCGGTCGGCTCCGGTGAAGTGCAACAACTGATGCTGATCGTGCGCGAAGAACATGGCTTTTCCCGACACGTTTTGGGCGCTGTGCGTTTCGTGCCTTTGCTCAATGGGCCACTGGCCTGA
- the surE gene encoding 5'/3'-nucleotidase SurE, with amino-acid sequence MRILISNDDGVTAPGLAALYAALADYTECVVIAPEQDKSGASSSLTLDRPLHPQYLANGFISLNGTPTDCIHLGLNGLLEREADMVVSGINLGANLGDDVLYSGTVAAALEGRFLERPSFAFSLVSRQVDNLPTAAYFARKLVEAHAGLDLPPRTVLNVNIPNLPIDHIRGIQLTRLGHRARAAAPMKVVDPRGKAGYWIAAAGDAEDGGPGTDFHAVMQGYVSITPLQLDRTFNDAFRSLDGWLGGLS; translated from the coding sequence ATGCGTATTCTGATTTCTAACGACGATGGGGTAACTGCACCCGGTCTCGCCGCGCTTTATGCTGCGCTGGCGGATTACACCGAATGCGTGGTTATCGCCCCGGAACAGGACAAAAGCGGCGCCAGCAGTTCGCTGACGCTCGACCGTCCGCTGCACCCGCAATACCTGGCCAACGGCTTTATCAGCCTCAACGGCACACCGACCGATTGCATTCACCTGGGCCTCAATGGCCTGCTTGAGCGCGAGGCGGACATGGTGGTTTCCGGCATCAACCTGGGCGCCAACCTCGGTGACGACGTGCTGTATTCCGGAACCGTAGCGGCAGCCCTTGAAGGACGATTTCTCGAACGCCCATCGTTTGCCTTCTCCCTGGTCTCGCGTCAGGTGGATAACCTGCCGACTGCGGCCTACTTTGCGCGCAAACTGGTCGAGGCCCACGCCGGGCTCGATCTGCCACCGCGCACGGTACTCAACGTGAACATCCCCAATCTGCCAATCGATCACATCCGTGGCATTCAGTTGACCCGTCTCGGCCATCGCGCCCGCGCGGCGGCGCCGATGAAAGTGGTCGATCCGCGCGGCAAGGCCGGTTACTGGATCGCCGCTGCCGGTGACGCTGAGGATGGCGGCCCGGGCACCGATTTTCATGCCGTGATGCAGGGTTATGTGTCCATCACACCGTTGCAGCTCGATCGCACCTTTAATGATGCCTTCAGAAGTCTTGATGGCTGGCTGGGGGGGCTGAGCTGA